The proteins below are encoded in one region of Aggregicoccus sp. 17bor-14:
- a CDS encoding DUF952 domain-containing protein, with amino-acid sequence MRWLYHLLPSAAAAGLEQESGAPYAPPSLAREGFIHASYGPALLESARLYFAPGTPLTALQVDPRRLDVRVEEALTPRGPMPHIHGPLPRDAIRARLAPEVAAAGPDRVTGTRFALVAFEGMTLLDLVAVLDPLSRIRSMGIDPSASCEVVGYTGPVVWAQSGARVEVERVRPPLHAYDVVVVPGGPGTRALVEDAPLREWLAEVPDNRLLASVCTGSLLLAAAGKLRGHRATTHARALEELRALGVEAVEARLVDSGQRVTGGGGTCGLDVGLHLVERLEGAEAARTIAKQMALPSGWGGGT; translated from the coding sequence TTGCGCTGGCTCTACCACCTGCTGCCCAGCGCAGCCGCTGCAGGGCTGGAGCAGGAGAGCGGGGCGCCCTATGCCCCGCCCTCGCTCGCCCGCGAAGGCTTCATCCACGCCTCCTACGGACCCGCGCTCCTCGAGAGCGCGCGCCTGTACTTCGCTCCCGGCACGCCCCTCACCGCGCTGCAGGTGGACCCGCGCCGGCTCGACGTCCGCGTGGAGGAGGCTCTCACCCCGCGCGGCCCCATGCCTCACATCCACGGGCCCCTCCCGCGCGACGCCATCCGCGCGCGGCTCGCTCCGGAGGTGGCTGCGGCAGGGCCTGACCGCGTCACCGGGACCCGCTTCGCGCTCGTCGCCTTCGAGGGGATGACGCTGCTGGACCTGGTCGCGGTGCTCGACCCGCTCTCCCGCATCCGCTCGATGGGCATCGACCCCTCGGCGAGCTGCGAGGTGGTGGGCTACACGGGGCCCGTCGTCTGGGCCCAGAGCGGCGCGCGCGTCGAGGTGGAGCGCGTCCGCCCGCCCCTCCACGCGTACGACGTCGTGGTGGTTCCGGGGGGCCCCGGGACCCGAGCCCTCGTGGAGGACGCTCCGCTCCGGGAGTGGCTCGCAGAGGTTCCGGACAACCGCCTGCTCGCCAGCGTGTGCACGGGGTCGCTCCTGCTCGCCGCGGCGGGGAAGCTGCGGGGACACCGTGCGACGACCCATGCCCGCGCGCTCGAGGAGCTGCGGGCCCTGGGCGTGGAGGCGGTCGAGGCGCGACTCGTCGACTCCGGCCAGCGGGTGACGGGAGGGGGGGGGACCTGCGGCCTGGACGTGGGCCTGCACCTGGTCGAGCGGCTCGAGGGCGCCGAGGCAGCGCGCACGATTGCCAAGCAAATGGCCCTCCCATCCGGATGGGGCGGGGGCACCTGA